In Vibrio sp. STUT-A11, a genomic segment contains:
- a CDS encoding flagellar protein FliT has product MRSELIEINALDQCISQELQKVDINTEEILRLVDIRESLLQNLLSTVRQNPLLKQEVEWQDLLARTQNIVELMQSETSKAGKELHKLRYGQRSLQQYKKFI; this is encoded by the coding sequence ATGCGAAGCGAACTTATCGAAATTAATGCTCTGGATCAATGCATTAGCCAAGAACTGCAAAAAGTCGATATTAATACTGAAGAAATTCTTCGCTTGGTCGATATCAGAGAAAGCTTATTGCAAAATTTGCTGTCAACGGTTCGGCAAAATCCATTGCTTAAGCAAGAAGTCGAGTGGCAAGACTTGCTTGCTCGTACCCAAAATATTGTTGAGCTGATGCAATCAGAGACGTCAAAGGCAGGAAAAGAGCTGCACAAATTGCGCTATGGTCAACGATCGCTTCAGCAATACAAAAAGTTTATTTAG
- the fliS gene encoding flagellar export chaperone FliS, whose protein sequence is MRGSLQAYKKVSVDSQLSAASPHKVIQMLMAGAVERLIQGKAAMQAGNIPVKGERLGKALDIIIALRSCLSMDDGGDIASNLDSLYEFMITQISAANHQNDPQLIDDVIDIIREIKSAWDQIPTEFHNLTAEEVGI, encoded by the coding sequence ATGCGCGGATCTTTGCAAGCATATAAAAAGGTATCAGTCGACAGCCAGTTGAGCGCGGCTTCTCCGCACAAAGTCATTCAAATGCTAATGGCGGGAGCGGTTGAGCGCCTGATTCAAGGCAAAGCAGCGATGCAAGCTGGTAACATTCCAGTAAAAGGTGAGCGTCTAGGTAAGGCATTAGACATTATCATTGCGCTGAGAAGTTGCTTGTCAATGGACGATGGCGGGGATATTGCCTCAAACTTAGATTCACTTTATGAATTTATGATTACGCAAATTTCTGCAGCCAATCACCAAAATGATCCGCAACTAATTGATGATGTTATTGATATTATTCGAGAGATAAAATCAGCGTGGGATCAGATCCCAACAGAGTTCCATAACCTAACAGCCGAAGAAGTCGGTATTTAA
- a CDS encoding sigma-54 dependent transcriptional regulator, which produces MQGLAKLLVIDDDASSRSNLSNILEFVGESCEAVSSDQLGDVDWSELWSGCIIGNISSGSASKVVAHLSDAYHIPLLVMGRLSLPVDDLPSYVGELELPLNYPQLSNALRHCNDFLGRKGVNVIASERKNTLFRSLVGQSRGIQEVRHLIEQVAKTEANVLILGESGTGKEVVARNIHYHSSYSSGPFVPINCGAIPPELLESELFGHEKGAFTGALTSRKGRFELADGGTLFLDEIGDMPMPMQVKLLRVLQERCFERVGGNNTIKVNVRIVAATHRNLESMIEGDTFREDLFYRLNVFPIEMPALKERKRDIPLLLQELMARLEAEGGQPICFTSRAINSLMEHDWPGNVRELANLIERMVILYPNSLIDVNHLPTKYRYSDIPEFQPEGNPFVSVEEQERDVFQDIFSGDFSFDEFDELESNANAPQELPPEGVNLKELLADLEINMISQALEAQGGVVARAADMLGMRRTTLVEKMRKYNLQR; this is translated from the coding sequence ATGCAAGGTTTGGCAAAACTGCTTGTAATTGATGACGACGCTTCAAGTCGTTCAAATTTAAGCAATATATTGGAATTTGTTGGAGAAAGTTGCGAAGCGGTCAGTTCTGATCAGCTAGGTGATGTTGATTGGTCTGAACTCTGGTCTGGTTGCATTATAGGTAATATTTCTTCAGGTTCAGCATCAAAAGTTGTGGCTCATCTTAGTGATGCCTACCACATTCCACTGCTCGTCATGGGACGCTTATCGCTACCTGTGGATGATTTACCAAGCTATGTTGGTGAGTTAGAACTGCCTTTAAATTACCCACAACTTAGTAACGCCTTGCGTCATTGCAATGACTTCTTGGGAAGAAAGGGTGTGAATGTGATCGCAAGTGAACGAAAAAACACGCTTTTCCGTAGTTTAGTGGGTCAGAGCCGTGGCATTCAGGAAGTTCGCCATCTTATTGAGCAGGTCGCTAAAACCGAAGCTAACGTTTTAATCCTGGGTGAGTCGGGCACGGGCAAAGAAGTGGTTGCGCGTAATATCCACTATCATTCCTCGTATTCTAGCGGCCCATTTGTACCGATTAACTGTGGTGCGATTCCCCCAGAGCTTTTGGAGAGTGAGCTGTTTGGTCATGAAAAAGGCGCGTTTACCGGGGCATTGACTTCGCGTAAAGGTCGTTTTGAGCTGGCCGATGGCGGAACGCTGTTTCTGGACGAAATTGGTGATATGCCAATGCCAATGCAGGTAAAGTTGTTACGCGTGTTGCAAGAGCGTTGTTTTGAGCGAGTGGGTGGCAACAATACGATTAAAGTGAACGTTCGCATCGTAGCTGCTACGCACCGCAACCTCGAGAGTATGATTGAAGGCGATACCTTCCGTGAAGACTTGTTCTATCGTCTCAACGTATTCCCTATTGAAATGCCCGCGCTGAAAGAGCGCAAGCGAGATATCCCTCTATTGCTGCAAGAATTGATGGCTCGTTTGGAAGCAGAAGGTGGGCAGCCAATCTGCTTTACTTCGCGCGCTATTAACTCTTTGATGGAACATGACTGGCCGGGGAACGTACGTGAGTTGGCAAACCTGATCGAGCGCATGGTGATTCTCTATCCAAACAGTCTGATCGATGTGAATCACTTGCCAACGAAATACCGTTACAGTGATATTCCGGAATTCCAGCCTGAAGGTAACCCTTTTGTCTCAGTCGAAGAGCAAGAGCGTGATGTCTTTCAAGACATCTTCTCGGGAGATTTCAGCTTTGATGAATTCGATGAATTGGAGAGCAATGCAAACGCGCCGCAAGAGCTTCCTCCTGAAGGGGTCAACCTAAAAGAACTGCTGGCTGATCTTGAAATCAACATGATCAGTCAAGCGCTTGAAGCCCAAGGTGGTGTAGTAGCACGAGCCGCCGATATGCTGGGAATGCGCCGTACGACTTTGGTTGAGAAGATGCGTAAGTACAACTTACAACGCTAA
- a CDS encoding ATP-binding protein, translated as MEDTTNQSHLDSVENQVERYKQVLDVMPAGVILLDTFGVVREANPEAHRILEIPLVNEKWFNVIQAVFDPREDDGHEVSLRNGRKVRLAISASETGQLILITDLTETRLLQSRVSDLQRLSSLGRMVASLAHQVRTPLSSAMLYASNLAAPNLPSNTRERFQSKLMDRLHDLEKQVNDMLLFAKGGDNKVIKPFTIAQLVSEYQPMVETALKNNNIDYFLEVEEEQTGLLGNANAIASALSNLVMNAIQMSGKESQIDIFFRPVNGELRISVQDNGPGVPKELQSKILEPFFTTRSQGTGLGLAVVQMVCRAHDGRLELISEQGDGACFTMCIPLERVQAEAQ; from the coding sequence ATGGAAGATACCACCAACCAATCCCATTTAGACTCAGTAGAAAATCAGGTCGAACGTTATAAGCAGGTCCTGGATGTTATGCCTGCGGGAGTCATCCTACTCGATACGTTCGGTGTTGTGCGTGAAGCGAACCCGGAAGCGCATCGTATTCTTGAAATACCCTTGGTTAATGAAAAGTGGTTCAACGTCATTCAGGCGGTATTTGACCCGCGAGAAGATGACGGCCATGAAGTCTCACTGCGCAATGGCCGCAAAGTGCGTTTGGCGATTTCTGCTTCTGAAACGGGTCAGCTCATCCTAATTACTGACCTGACCGAAACGCGCTTACTGCAATCCCGAGTCAGTGACTTACAGCGTTTATCGTCTTTGGGGCGTATGGTGGCTTCTCTGGCTCATCAAGTCAGAACGCCTTTATCCAGCGCTATGCTGTATGCGTCCAATCTAGCTGCGCCCAACCTTCCGTCGAATACGAGAGAGCGGTTTCAAAGTAAATTGATGGATCGACTGCACGATTTGGAAAAGCAGGTTAACGACATGCTGCTTTTTGCCAAAGGTGGTGACAATAAAGTCATTAAGCCATTTACGATTGCTCAGCTGGTTTCGGAATATCAACCCATGGTTGAAACTGCCTTAAAAAACAACAATATTGACTACTTTCTTGAAGTAGAGGAAGAGCAAACAGGCTTACTTGGAAATGCCAATGCTATTGCATCTGCCTTGAGTAACTTAGTCATGAATGCGATTCAGATGTCAGGCAAAGAGTCGCAAATTGATATCTTCTTTCGCCCGGTCAACGGTGAGCTGCGTATTTCTGTGCAGGACAATGGACCGGGTGTACCTAAAGAGCTACAGAGCAAAATCTTAGAGCCATTTTTTACTACCCGTTCTCAGGGAACTGGGCTAGGTCTTGCGGTCGTTCAAATGGTTTGCCGTGCCCATGACGGTCGATTGGAACTTATTTCAGAGCAGGGTGATGGAGCCTGCTTCACCATGTGCATTCCGCTAGAACGAGTGCAAGCTGAAGCGCAATAA